One Desulfomonilaceae bacterium genomic region harbors:
- a CDS encoding ATP-binding protein, which translates to MLNLSQDKIIEILLDVNFWQEDRFCGVERGPYLERIFRLAQDGLAVTLVGPRRSGKSTIMNQLIRRLIAQGVPRKNTLYINFEDPRFFGELTPEFMNRVLNAYLTFLKPEGKTYIFLDEVQNVIAWERFVRQMIDKGGRQIFITGSSSKLLSRELGTLLTGRHLDVAIYPLNFTEFLSFNGMTYGDRLDMISRQDEIRGKIREFMQWGGFPAVVLGLNKQEILLGYAGDILVRDIVERYSIAKVDNLRTLYKYYMTNSASLISYNSVKNFLTFRWIPSSDGRSI; encoded by the coding sequence ATGCTGAATCTCTCACAAGATAAAATCATCGAAATCCTTTTGGATGTTAATTTCTGGCAGGAGGATCGCTTCTGCGGCGTTGAACGTGGACCATACCTGGAGAGGATTTTTCGTCTCGCTCAGGACGGACTGGCGGTCACCCTTGTTGGTCCAAGGCGGAGTGGAAAATCAACGATCATGAACCAGTTGATCCGGCGTCTGATCGCTCAAGGTGTTCCTCGAAAGAACACGCTTTACATCAACTTTGAAGATCCCCGTTTCTTTGGCGAACTCACCCCGGAATTCATGAACCGTGTGTTGAACGCCTATTTGACATTCCTTAAACCGGAAGGGAAAACCTATATCTTTCTGGACGAGGTTCAGAATGTGATTGCATGGGAGCGGTTTGTTCGCCAGATGATCGATAAAGGCGGGCGACAGATATTTATCACAGGCTCTTCGTCGAAACTGCTGAGCCGTGAGTTGGGAACTTTATTGACGGGCCGTCATCTCGATGTTGCGATCTATCCTCTCAATTTCACCGAATTTCTGTCTTTTAATGGAATGACCTATGGCGACCGTCTCGACATGATCAGCCGCCAAGACGAGATCCGTGGCAAAATTAGGGAGTTTATGCAATGGGGTGGATTTCCCGCTGTCGTCCTGGGATTGAACAAACAGGAGATTCTTCTCGGTTATGCCGGAGATATTCTGGTCCGCGATATTGTTGAGCGTTACAGTATTGCAAAGGTGGATAATCTACGGACGCTTTACAAATATTATATGACCAATTCAGCGTCGCTCATATCCTACAACAGTGTCAAAAACTTTTTAACATTCCGGTGGATACCGTCGAGCGATGGTCGGAGTATTTGA